A genomic window from Vigna radiata var. radiata cultivar VC1973A chromosome 2, Vradiata_ver6, whole genome shotgun sequence includes:
- the LOC106756566 gene encoding putative pentatricopeptide repeat-containing protein At1g02420 has protein sequence MLVRRFSVKSRLNCALPSIVFPHCFSSTNENDDVQKVFGILSSTSTPEQLKQSLKSSGVFLSNELIDQVLKRVRFSHGNPSQTLEFFRYTGRRKGFYHTAFSLDTMLYILGRSRMFGHVWDLLIECRRKDQTAITARTVMVVLGRIAKVCSVRQTVDSFRKFRKLVTEFDTNCFNALLRTLCQEKSMTDARXVYHSXKHRFRPNLQTFNILLSGWKTPEDAEGFLKEMKEMGVAPDVVTYNSLVDVYCKGREIEKAYKVLEEMRERDLSPDVITYTCIIGGLGLIGQPDKARDVLKEMKEYGCYPDAAAYNAAIRNFCIAKRLGDANGLVEEMVSKGLSPNATTYNLFFRVFYWSNDLHNSWIMYNRMMVEGCLPNTQSCMFLIRLFRKYEKVDMALQLWGNMVEKGFGSYTLVSDVLFDLLCDMGKLEEAEKCFLEMIEKGQKPSNVSFRRIKVLMELAKRHEALESLTQKMSIFGRPLQLHQSSMSKTDTADSLFTNS, from the coding sequence atgTTGGTGAGGCGTTTCTCGGTGAAATCGCGGTTGAATTGTGCTCTTCCCTCAATCGTATTTCCACACTGCTTCTCAAGCACCAATGAAAACGATGACGTACAGAAAGTGTTCGGCATACTTAGCAGCACTTCCACGCCGGAACAGCTGAAACAATCCTTGAAATCAAGCGGTGTTTTCCTCTCCAATGAATTGATCGATCAAGTTCTCAAGAGGGTTCGCTTCAGCCATGGGAACCCCTCCCAAACGCTTGAGTTTTTCCGTTACACCGGAAGAAGGAAAGGGTTTTACCATACTGCGTTTTCCCTCGACACCATGCTCTACATTCTTGGAAGAAGCCGCATGTTTGGTCACGTTTGGGACCTCTTAATCGAATGCCGTCGAAAAGACCAAACGGCCATAACGGCTCGCACCGTTATGGTCGTGTTGGGCAGAATTGCCAAAGTGTGTTCAGTTCGACAAACGGTGGACTCGTTTAGAAAGTTCAGGAAGCTGGTGACTGAGTTTGATACTAATTGTTTCAATGCTCTGTTGAGAACGTTGTGTCAGGAGAAGAGCATGACGGATGCTAGAAANGTTTACCATAGTTTNAAGCATCGGTTTCGNCCAAATTTACAGACTTTTAACATTCTTCTTTCCGGGTGGAAGACCCCTGAGGATGCTGAGGGGTTCTTGAAGGAGATGAAGGAAATGGGGGTGGCACCTGATGTTGTTACATACAATAGTTTGGTGGATGTTTACTGCAAGGGGAGGGAAATTGAGAAGGCGTATAAGGTGCTCGAGGAAATGCGTGAACGGGATTTGTCGCCGGATGTAATCACGTATACATGTATCATTGGTGGGTTGGGGTTGATTGGGCAGCCTGATAAAGCCAGAGATGTTTTGAAGGAGATGAAGGAGTATGGGTGTTACCCTGATGCTGCAGCCTACAATGCTGCCATCAGGAATTTCTGCATTGCAAAGAGGCTTGGTGATGCTAATGGTTTGGTGGAGGAGATGGTGAGCAAGGGTTTGAGTCCGAATGCAACTACTTACAATTTGTTCTTTAGGGTATTTTACTGGTCCAATGATTTGCATAACTCTTGGATCATGTACAATAGGATGATGGTTGAGGGGTGTCTTCCGAATACGCAGTCTTGTATGTTCTTGATAAGGTTGTTTAGAAAGTATGAGAAGGTGGATATGGCGCTGCAATTATGGGGGAACATGGTGGAAAAGGGTTTTGGGTCGTATACCTTGGTTTCTGACGTGCTGTTTGACTTGCTTTGTGATATGGGGAAGTTGGAAGAAGCAGAGAAGTGCTTTTTGGAGATGATTGAAAAGGGGCAGAAACCGAGTAATGTGTCGTTTAGAAGAATTAAGGTTCTTATGGAACTAGCAAAGAGACATGAGGCCCTTGAGAGCTTGACGCAGAAAATGTCCATATTTGGGCGACCACTCCAATTGCATCAAAGTTCGATGAGCAAAACTGACACAGCGGATTCTCTCTTTACTAATAGTTAG